The window CCGCGACCTGCTGCTGCGGCCAGTCCCGGACATGGCCGTACACCTCGGGGGGCAGCCCGAAGTCGCCGTCCACCGCGCGGGCGTACGGGTCGAGCAGCAGCTTGGCCGGGTTCCAGCGGGCGCCGGTCCAGGGATCCCAGCGGCCGTGCACCCGGAAGCCGTAACGCTGGCCCGGCATCACCCCGGGCACGAAGCCGTGCCAGATCTCGTGCGTCAGCTCGGTCAGCTTGGCCCGGGTCTCCTTGCCCGACTCGTCGAACAGACACAGCTCGACCGCCTCGGCGCCGCCCGCCCACAGCGCGAAGTTGGTACCGGCCACCCCGTCCGGGCCCACCCGGAAGCGGGCGCCCAGCGGCGTCGGCGCACCCGGCCACACGGGCACGCCCGGCGTCCGGCGCGGGGATCCGTTCAAAACGGCGCCTTCGGCGGCCCGCTCCTGAGCCACCGCCTCACGCTCGGCTGCGCTGCTGGTCACCTTCGGCCTCCCACGGCTCTTGGACAGACGTGCCAACGGGCGCGCGGAGTCCCGGGCCGCGGCTCCCCGTCGCGTCGTCCTCCCCACTGTTCTGCCCAGCCCTTGGCTCGCACTCACGTTTCCCCGGAGCGTGCCCGGTCGTTGGGATCCTTGTGAGGCACGTACAAGGGCGCGCGCGGCGCGCGGGGGCCGCACTGGCCGCCGTACTGACATGGGCAGGACTGCTGGCCGGAGCCGCCGGCTGCACTTCGGACGCCACCGGCGGGGTCGGCCTCGGCGGGCTCGGCAAACCCCGGGCACCCGAGGAGGTGATCAGAGTCACCCCGGACGACGGCAGCCGGGGGGTGCGTCCCGAGGAGACGCTGCGAGTCGGGGTGCCCAGCGGGCGGCTGGAGTCGGTGAAGGTCGTCAAGTCGCAGGACGCACAGGAGACCCCGGTCCCCGGGCACATCTCCGCCGACGGACTGCGCTGGGAACCCGACGACCGACAACTCGCGCTGGCCGCCCGGTACACCGTCGACGCGGTGGCCCTGGACGGCCACGGCCGCCGCTCCGCCCGGCACACCACCTTCACCACCTACGTCCCCGAGGAGCGGTTCATCGGGTACGTCTCCCCGGAGAACCGCTCCACCGTCGGCACCGGAATGATCGTCTCCCTGGAGTTCAACCGGGAGATCGAGAACCGCGCCGCCGTGGAACGCGCCGTCCATGTCACCGCCCGCCCGGCCGTCGAGATCCGCCCGCACTGGTTCGGCAAGGGCCGCCTCGACTTCCGCCCCGAGCGGTACTGGAAGCCCGGCACCCAGGTCACCGTCTCCCTCAAACTCCGTGATGTGGAGGGCGCGTCCGGGGTCTACGGCCTGCAATACAAGACGTTCTCCTTCACCGTCGGCCGCCACCAGGTCTCCACGGTCGACGCGGCCAAGCACACCATGGACGTACGGCGCGACGGCGAACTGCTCGCCACCGTGCCGATCACGGCCGGCGCCCCCAAGACCACCACCTACAACGGCAGGATGGTCGTCACCGAGATGCTCGAAGTGACCCGGATGAACGGCGCGACGGTCGGCTTCACCGACAACGACGGCAAGGGCGAGTACGACATCCCGGACGTCCCGCACGCCATGCGGCTGACCGACTCCGGCACCTTCCTGCACGGCAACTACTGGGCGCCGGACGCCTTCGGGAAGGTCAATGTCAGCCACGGCTGTGTGGGGCTCAGGGACGTCAAGGGCGGCGGTTCGGACACTCCGGCGGGCTGGTTCTTCGACCGGAGCCTGATCGGGGATGTCGTCGAGGTCGTCCACAGCAATGACAAGAAGGTCGCTCCTGACAACGGCCTCGGCGGGTGGAATATGGGCTGGAAGGAGTGGAAGGCCGGAAGTGCGGTGAAGTAACAGGACAGGGGAGCCACTTGATACGCCTTTCCGTCGAAGTCGGTACAGAACTCGGTACGGAACGGTGACAATCGCGGGGCGCCGACGCGGATGACCTTGTGGTTAATATGCGCCGAGCGCGTGCTTGACGCGTGGGGGCGGGGCCTGACCAGGCCCGGCGAGGGGAGAGAAGGACTTGAACGTGCGACCGATATCGGGGGCGTCGGTTGACGCGCGCAGGCGGCTTACGGCAGTGCTCGCCGGGGGTCTGTTGCTGGCCGTCACCGCTTGCGGTGGCGGCTCGGACTCGGGCTCGGGGGACGGCAAGGGCAAGGGCGGCGACTCCGGCAAGGCCGAGAGCAAGCCGTCGCAGGCCGTGGTCTCCATAGCCCCGAAGGACGGCGCCAAGTCCGTCGACACCAGCGGCGCCCTCGAGGTCAGTGCGAGCAAGGGCAAGCTGTCCGAGGTCGTCGTCAAGGACGCCAAGGGCGAGGCGATACCCGGGAAGATCACCGACGGGGGCGCGAGCTGGACGCCGTCCACTCACCTCGCCGCGTCCACCAAGTACACCGTGCACGCGGTCGCCAAGGACTCCGAGGGCCGTGAGGCCGCCGAGGACTCCAGCTTCACCACCCTGACGCCGCAGAACACCTTCCTCGGCAGCTTCACCCCCGAGGACGGCTCGAAGGTCGGCGTCGGAATGTCCTTCTCCCTGCGCTTCGACCGGGGCATCACCAACCCGGACGACGTCAAGAAGGCCGTGAAGATCAAGACCGAGCCGGCCGTCGACGTCCAGGGCCACTGGTTCGGCAACGACCGCCTCGACTTCCGCCCCGAGAAGTACTGGAAGGAAGGCACCAAGGTCACCGTCGACCTCAACCTCGACGGCGTCGAGGGCCGCGACGGCGTCTACGGCAAGCAGGACAAGACCGTCTCCTTCACCATCGGCCGCGACCAGGTCTCGGTCGTCGACGTGAAGACCAAGCAGATGAAGGTCACGCAGGACGGCAAGGTCGTCAAGACCATCCCCGTCACCACCGGCAAGCCCGGGTACGACACCTGGAACGGCCGGATGGTCATCACCGAGAAGTTCGTCGAGACCCGGATGAACGGCGACACGGTCGGCTACGACGGCGAGTACGACATCGACGACGTCCCGCACGCCATGCGACTGAGCCAGTCCGGCACCTTCATCCACGGCAACTACTGGGGCGGCGACGCCTTCGGCAACTACAACGCCAGCCACGGCTGCGTGGGCCTGCGCGATGTGAAGGGCGCCTACGACGGCGGAACCCCGGCCGCCTGGTTCTTCAACCACTCCATGATCGGCGACGTGGTCGTCGTGAAGAACTCCAACGACCAGACCATCGCCCCCGACAACGGCCTCAACGGCTGGAACATGTCGTGGGAGGAGTGGACGAAGTAGCGGGACCCGCCCTTCTGCGCGGGCGTTAGTCACCGTTAACCTGCGGAGCATGACCGTGAATCTCGAAGTCGCCGAGGGCGTGGGCACGCTCCGCCTGGACCGCCCCCCGATGAACGCGCTGGACGTCGCCACCCAGGACCGCCTCAAGGAACTCGCCGAGGAGGCGACCCGGCGCGACGATGTGCGCGCCGTGGTCATCTACGGCGGCGAGAAGGTGTTCGCGGCCGGCGCGGACATCAAGGAGATGCAGGCCATGGACCACACGGCCATGGTCCTGCGCGCCCGCGCCCTGCAGGACTCCTTCACCGCCGTGGCCCGCATCCCCAAGCCGGTGGTCGCCGCGGTCACCGGCTACGCCCTCGGCGGCGGCTGCGAACTGGCCCTGTGCGCGGACTTCCGGATCGCCGCGGAGAACGCCAAGCTGGGCCAGCCCGAGATCCTGCTCGGCCTGATCCCGGGCGCGGGCGGCACCCAGCGGCTGTCCCGGCTGATCGGCCCGTCCAAGGCGAAGGACCTCATCTTCACCGGCCGTATGGTCAAGGCGGACGAGGCGCTGACGCTGGGTCTGGTGGACCGTGTGGTCCCCGCCGAGGAGGTGTACACCGCCGCGCACGCCTGGGCCGCGAAGCTCGCGCAGGGCCCGGCGATGGCGCTGCGCGCGGCGAAGGAGGCCGTCGACACCGGTCTTGAGACGGACATCGAGACCGGCCTCGCGGTGGAACGAAACTGGTTCGCGGGCCTGTTCGCCACGGCGGACCGTGAGACCGGTATGCGCAGCTTCGTGGAAGAGGGCCCGGGCAAGGCCAAGTTCCTCTGATCCACTCCGCCGAATCCCGCGGAACCCCTTGCAATTGACGCGATGTCTGATCCGGGTCCCTCGATGGGACGGTTTATGGGAGCCTTAAGGCAGCCTTAAGCCTGTCTTGTCGAGGAGGCCCGTCGATTGCCATCAACAGAGCCTCCGTCGCAGGTCGGAAGGGTTGCGGCAGACCCTGAACTGCCTGCGTCATATGCCAATCGGCGCTCGCGGAATGGTGGATTCCGGGGGGCGTATTCCGCAGGAACGGCCCCGGAGGGTGCTCTGGGCGGCCATGATGGGGGCATGGCGGGGCTGGAGGGTATCGAACAGCCGCGGGGACACGGCCGTGCGACCGCGGCGCGCTGGTCGCCGGCGGTCGAGGACGAACACGCCTTGAAGGCGCTGGAGTTGTTCGGCAATCCCACGGAGGCGGAAGTTCCGCTCCCTTCCCGCCCCGAATCCGCGGCCACGGCCCGCCGCTTGGCCCAGGTGGTCGTACTGCGCCAGTGGGGCCTGACGGCGAAGATGACGGAAGACGCGGTCTTACTCGTCTCGGAACTGGTCGGGAACGCGGTACGCCACACCGGAGCCCGGGTCTTCGGCCTCCGTATGCGCCGCCGCCGCGGCTGGATCCGTATCGAGGTCCGTGACCCGTCGAGGGGCCTGCCGTGTCTGATGCCGGTGCAGGAGATGGACATCAGCGGCCGGGGCCTGTTCCTGGTGGACAAACTGGCGGACCGCTGGGGCGTGGATCTGCTGCCGAGGGGCAAGACCACCTGGTTCGAGATGCGGGTGGCGGACCGCTGACCTGAGGTGGCGGGGGCGAAAATCCCCGGAATTCACCCACAACACCCCTTAAATAGGGCAGGTGACCCAGACCGACCGCCGGACGGTGCTCCAAGCAGCCGCCGGACTAGTCACCGCAGCGGCCTTCACCGCCGCCTGCACCACCACCGGCGCCGCCGCCCACCCCACCGCGCCCAAGCCCCCCACCGCCCGAACCCCCCGCCGTATTCCGGGCCACCCCACCCATCTCACCCACGGCCCGGGCACCGCTCCCCGCGTGGCCCTCACCTTCCACGGCAACGGCGACCCCGCCACCGCCGAAGCCGTCCTCGAAGAGTCCGAACGGCACGGCGCCCACATCACCGTCCTGGCCGTGGGCACCTGGCTGGACGCCAACCCTGGACTCGCCCGCCGCATCCTCGACGCCGGCCACGACCTCGGCAACCACACCCAGCACCACCTCGACATCAACGCGATGCAAGAGGCGCGGGCGCGAGCCGAGATCACCGACTGCGCCGAGCGCCTCAGACGCCTCACCGGCTCCATCGGCACCTGGTTCCGCCCCTCCCGAGCGGCCCGGGCCTCCCCCCTGGTCGCCCGTCTGGCCCGCGACGCCGGCTACCCGCAGGTCCTCTCCTACGACGTCGACTCCCTCGACTTCACCGGGCCCGGCCCCGCCGCCATCAGCCAGACCCTCACCACCGAGATCCGCCCCGGCTCGATCGTGAGCCTGCACTTCGGCTACGAGGACACGGTCGCCGCCCTCCCCGCCGTACTCGAAGACCTCGCCCGCCGCGGACTGACCGCCGTCACCACCACGGAGCTGTTCAGTTGATGCACCACACCCTTGTGAAGGCCACCCTGATCGCGGGCGCCGCCCTCGCCACGCTCGCCGCCTGTGGCACCGAGACCCGGGAGAAGACCGCCGAGGCCCGCACCACCAAGGCCGCGGCCGTCCCCGCCCCGCCGAAGAAGCAGCCGGTCCAGGGACTGCCGGGGATGCCCCCGGTGCTGGACCCGAAGGACGTGTACGCCGCCGACCGCCCGAACAAGCTCTCCCCGGTGGTCAAGGACTTCCCGAGCCGGGTCTACGTCCCCAACACCGAGTCCGACACGGTCTCGGTCATCGACCCGAAGACGTACGAGATCATCGACACGATCCCGGTGGGCCGTCAGCCCCAGCACGTCGTCCCCTCCTGGGACATGAAGACCCTCTGGGTCAACAACAACCGCGGCCACACACTCACCCCCATCGACCCGAAGACCGGCAAGGCGGGCAAGGAGGTCGAGGTCCACGACCCGTACAACCTCTACTTCACGCCCAACGGCAAGCACGCCGTCGTGATGGCCTCCCTCGACCGGGAGCTCGTCTTCCGCGACCCGCACACCATGAAGCGGATCAAGACGGAGCCGGTGACCTGCTACGGCGTCAATCACGCCGACTTCTCGATGGACGGCAAGTACTTCATCGTCTCCTGCGAGTTCAGCGGTGAACTGCTGAAGGTCGACACCGAGAAGATGAAGGTGATCGGGCAGCAGAAGCTCCCCTTCGACGGCGCGATGCCGCAGGACGTCAAGATCTCCCCGGACGGCAAGAAGTTCTACATCGCCGACATGATGGCCGACGGTATGTGGGTCCTGGACGGCGAGAAGTTCGACGAGCCGAAGCTGCTGCCCACCGGCAAGGGCTGCCACGGGTTGTACGTCAGCCGGGACTCCCGCGAGATGTATGTCTCCAACCGCGGCGAGGGCTCGGTGTCCGTCTTCGACTTCACCCAGAACAAGCTCACCAAGAAGTGGCAGCTGCCCGACGGCGGCAGCCCCGACATGGGCGGAGTCTCGGCGGACGGCAAGGTCCTGTGGCTGTCGGGGCGTTACGACGGCGAGGTGTACGCCATCGACACCCGCAACGGCACCCAGCTCGCCCGTATCCCCGTCGGCAGCGGTCCGCACGGCCTCGCGGTGTACCCGCAGCCGGGGCGGTACTCGCTGGGGCACACGGGCATCTTCCGCTGACACGCCGCCTTACGGGTGAACGTCCACAACGCGCCGCCGCAGAACCGGAATTGTGCTCTCCATGATCACATCCCGTCTTCGGCGGCGCACCGCTGCCGTCGTCCTGTCCCTGGCCGCCGTCTTCGCGACGACGGCGGCCACCGCACCGGCGAAGGCCCCCGCTCCCGCCGACTGTCCCGTCCAGTTCGACGACCCGGTCAAGGCCGCCGCCGACCGCCGCGTCGACGTCGGCCGCATCACCCCCGAGCCGGTCTGGCGCAAGAGCTGCGGCACCCTCTACCGCGCCGACGGCCGCGGCCCCTCGGTCGTCTTCGAGGAGGGCTTCAAGCCCAAGGATGTGCTGAACGGCCAGTACGACGTGGAGCAGTACGTCCTCGTCAACCAGCCCTCGCCGTACGTGTCCACGACGTACGACCACGATCTGTACAAGAAGTGGTGGAAGTCCGGCTGGAACTACTACATCGACGCCCCGGGCGGCATCGACGTCAACAAGACCATCGGTGACACCCACAAATGGGCCGACCAGGTCGAGGTGGCCTTCCCCGGCGGCATCGACCGGAAGTACATCATCGGCGTCTGCCCGGTGAACAAGTCGACCAAGGTCGAGATCATGAGCGGCTGCGAGAGCAACCCGCACTACGAGGCCTGGCACTGATCCCTACCGGGGGATGAACAGCGCCTCCGAGCCCACGGGCCGATAGCCGGCCGCCTGGAACGCCCGCAGACTGCGGGCGTTCCCCGCCGAGACCTGAGCCCAGACGGGCTCCCCGACGAGCTGCCGAGCGGCGACGACCAACGCCCGCCCCAGCCCTCGATGCCGTACCCCCTCCGCCACCTCCACGGCGACCTCCAGCCGCCCGCCGATCCCGCGCCCGAGGACCAGCACCGCGCCCTCCGCCGCCCACACGCGGACGTCGTCCCGCCGCCTTCGCGAGGACACCACCCGCGGATGCCGGGGGTCCTCGATCTCTGTCAGCTCCATGTCCGGCCGCCCGGGCAGGGGCGAGCCCACCAGCATCACGTCGATCGTGTCGGTGGTGCGTCCGGTCCGCTCCATGAAGGCGGCCAGGAACCGGGCGTTCATGGTCGCGGCGAGCGCGTCGCAGTCCACCGCGCGGAGTGTGTCGTACACCCAGTCCGGATCCTCGTCCGTGAAGACGACGGAGTGCGCGGTGAAGGCGAGGACGCCCGCGTCCCGGGGCGAGTGCTGGGGCACGACGGTCGTGCTGCCGTCGGCGGGCGGGAACACCCCGCGCGCCGCGGAGTCGAGAATGTCCGCCAGGCTCTCCATCGCGCTCCTTGAGTCTCCACCCACTGGAAGGCCCAGACTCCCAAACATGATCGACGACGGCACCGGACTTTTCACCATCGGCGAACTGGCCAGGGCGACCGGGCTGACGGTGCGCACCATCCGCTACTGGTCCGACGAGGGCGTGCTGACGCCGGTGACCCGCTCCTCGGGCGGCTACCGGCTCTACGACGCCGAGTCCGCCGCCCGCCTGGAGCTGATCCGGACCTTGCGGGAGCTGGGCCTCGGCCTGGGCGACGTACGGAAGGTGCTGGCCGGGGAGACGACCGTGGCGGAGGTCGCGGCGGCCCATGTGCGGGCGCTGGACGCGCAGATCCGGTCGCTCAAGGTGACCCGTGCGGTGCTGTCGTCCGTGGCGCGACGCGGTTCCACCGCGGAGGAGATGACGCTGATGAACAAGTTGGCACGGCTGTCGGCCGCCGAGCGGAGGCGGATCATGGAGGAGTTCGTGGAGGAGGTGTTCCACGGGCTCGACGGGGTGGACCCGGACATCAGCCACCGGATGCGGCACGTCACCGTGGACCTGCCGGACGACCCGAGTCCGCAGCAGGTGGACGCGTGGGTGGAGCTGGCGGAGCTGGTCCAGGACCCTGAATTCCGGGCGCGGATGCGGCAGATGGTGGAGTTCAACGCGCGCGACCGGGGGTCGGACACCCCGCCCGGCGCCTCGATGTGGTTCTTCAAGCGGTTGGTGGAGCTGGCCGGAGGGGCCCGCGACAGGGGTATCGCCCCCGATGCGCCGGAGGCGGAACCGGTCCTGGACGAGCTGCTCGGCCCGGACACGGACCGGGCTGCCGTACTCGACCGGCTGGAGGCCGGATTCCACGCGCAGGCCAATCGCTACCGTCAGTTGATCGCCCTCGTGAACGGCCGTGAGCCGGACATCGAGCACGCCGAGGAGTTCGCGTGGGTGGTCGCTGCGCTGCGATCGCGGGCGGACGGCTAATCTGACCTTCGCAATCACGGCAGTAAGCATGACGAAGGGGCGGATCGGTGGCGGACATCGACGAGGCACGCAAGCAGTTCGAGCGGATCGACACGGACGGTGACGGCTTCATCACCGCGGCCGAGTTCAAGAGCGCCCTCGCCCAGGGCGGCGACTGGAACGTCACCGAGGCCGTCGCGGAGGCGGTCATCAAGGACCGCGACCTCAACGGCGACAAGGTGCTGTCGTTCGACGAGTTCTGGTCGTACCTGAGCAAGTGACCCGTGTGGAAGGGGCGCCCGGCCACGGCGAAAATGCCTGGCGGGGCGCCCCTTCGGCGGTGAGGATCAGGCCATGGGATGCGACATTCACGGCAGGGTGGAGTGCCGCTCGGGCCACGGCGCCCGGGACTACGACGAGGACGACTGGGACTGCGCCATCGACCTCGAGCTGCTCTACCACGGCCGTAACTACGCCTCCTTCGGCTGTCTGTTCGGTGTGCGCAACGGCTGGGATTGCCCCCCGCTTGCCGCCGGCCGGGGCCTGCCCGAGGACGCGTCCACCCCGACCCGACGGGCCTTCGACGACCCGGACTGGCACAGCCCGTCCTGGATCGGCTGGGACGAACTGCAGCGCGCCGACTGGGATGTGAAGGCCTCCGGCGAGGATCCGCCCACGCGCCGCGAAGTGGTTCTGGAGGACGAGCGGTGGGCACCGGTGTGGGAGGTGATGCGCACCCTCGCCGGGCTCTACGGCGACGACCATGTGCGCCTCGTGGTGTGGTTCGACAACTGACTCATGCGGCCCGGCGCCGGTACTGACCCGGGGCCACTCCGTACTCCCGCTTGAAGGCCTTGGCGAAGGCGAACTCCGAGGTGTAGCCGGTGCGTTGGGCGATCTGGCGCAGCGGCGCGTCCTCCTCGCGCAGCAGCCGGCCCGCCGTCGTCATGCGCCACCAGGTCAGATACGTCAGCGGCGGCGCCCCGACCAGTGTGGTGAACCGGCGGGCGAAGGCCGCCCGGGACAGGCCGCCGTGGGCGCCGAGCTCCTCCACCGTCCAGGGGCGGGCCGGATCGTCGTGGAGGGCGTGCAGCGCCGTCGCGACGGCGGGGTCGGCGAGCGCGGCCGCCCACCCCGTGGGGTGCCCGTCGGTCCGTGCCTCCCCCTGCCACCAGGCCCGCAGGATGTACAGCAGCAGGGTGTCCAGCAGCGAGGTCACGATGGTGTCCGAGCCCGGCTGCGGCTCCGCCAGCTCCGCGCCCAGCAGCTCCACCGACGCCCGCAGCGAACGGTGCGTGCCGACACGGGCGGGCAGATGCACCACCTCCGGCAGCTCGGTCAGCAGCGGGTGGGCGCGGGAGCGGTCCAGGTGATAGGCGCCGCACAGCATGACCGTGGTCGGCGGGCCCGACCCCACCGGATCGGGCGGAAGTTCGGGCCAGGTGCCGTCGTCCTTGAGCCGTACCTCCTCCATCGGTACGTCCAGACCGCTGGCCACGCCGTGTCCGCAGCCGCTCGCCAGGAACACCACGTCCCCCGGCCCGAGTTCGACCGGTTCGCTCTCGGCGGGGATCAACCACGCCGACCCTCTGAGCAGCACATGGAACCCGGCGCCTGCCGAGGCCTCGAAGCGCATGCCCCAGGGCCCGTACATGTCGTTGCGCGAGGAGTGCGGTCGTCCGGTGCGCATGGCGGCGACCGCGTCGCTGAGGACATCCATGTCCGTACGATAGCCAGCCGGTCAAGAGGCGAGACGAACGGACATGAATGGAGGATCGACAGACATGGATCGTCTCCAGGCTCGCCCGTACCGTCGATTGCATGACATCGACCGCACGCACCGTGCTCTTTCATGACCTCGGCGGACCCGACGTGATGACGATCGAGGACGCGACCGTCCCCGAGCCCGGCCCCGGTGAAGTCGCCCTCCGTGTCGAGGCGCTGGGCCTCAACCGCGCCGACGCCCTCTTCCGCGCCGGGACTTACTACTACCAGCCCACGCTCCCCGCCTCCCGCCTCGGCTACGAGGCCTCCGCCGTCGTCGAGGCGGTCGGCGAGGGCGTCACCGAACTCGCCGTCGGCGACCCGGTGATGACCGGGCCCGGCATCGAGATGAGCGCCCAGGGCGTGTACGCGGAGCGCCTCGTCCTGCCCGAGTCGTCCGTCGTCCCTCGCCCCGCCTCCGTCGACGCGGTCACCGGGGCCGCGGCCTGGATGACGTACAGCACCGCCTACGGGGCCCTGCTGGAGACCGCCGGACTCAAGCCCGGCGACCATGTCCTCGTCACCGGCGCCTCCAGCGGCGTCGGCACCGCGGCCGTCCAGGTCGCCCGGCGGATCGGCGCGATTCCGATCGCCACCACGCGCACCGAGGCCAAGCGGAAGCAGCTGCTCGATGTGGGGGCGGCCGAGGTGATCGTCACCGGGGAGGCCGAAGGGGACGCGGTCGCCACGGAGGTCAAGCGGCTCACCGGCGGACAGGGCGTCGAGGTGATCTTCGACGGGATCGGCGGCCCGGGCTTCGGGGCGCTGACCAATGGGCTCGCGGCCGGCGGATCCGTCGTGCTCTACGGCTGGCTGGACGGGCGCCCCGCCGAGATCCCCTTCAACTGGCCCTTCACGATCCACACGTACGCCAACATGGCCCTCACCGACACCGGTGGCGGCCGCCGCCGCGCCATCGCCTTCGTCAACGCCGGTCTCGCCGACGGCGGCTTCCGGCCGGTCGTCGCGGAGGTCTTCGAGGGCCTCGACAGCATCCGGGACGCGCACCGGCTGATGGAGTCCAATCGGCACACGGGCAAGATCGTCGTACGGATCTGAGGGCGGCCGGAATACCCGCAACCACTCCGAGGTTGACGCACAACATCAGAAGAATGCATGTGCATATACCTCGGAAGGGCTGACATGAAGATCGGCATCATCGGCGCGGGTCACATCGGCGGCAACCTCACCCGGCGACTGACCGCCCTCGGCCACGAAGTCTCCGTCGCCAACTCACGCGGACCGCAGACGCTCACGGAGCTGGCGGCGGAGACCGGGGCGACCCCCGTGCCGGTGAAGGAGGCCGCGCGGGGCGCCGAGATCGTGGTGATCACCATTCCCCTCAAGGCCGTACCGGATCTGCCGACAGGGGTCCTGGACGGGGCGGCGGAGGGTGTCGCGGTCATCGACACCGGCAACTACTACCCGAAGCAGCGGGACGGCAGGATCGCCGGGATCGAGGACGAGGGCCTGACGGAGAGCCGCTGGACGGAACGGCAGATCGGGCACCCCGTCATCAAGGCCTTCAACGGCACCTACGCCCAGGACCTCCTCGACCGCCACCGCCCGGCCGGCGCCCCCGACCGCATCGCCCTCCCGGTGGCCGGCGACGACGAGCCGGCGAAGTCCAAGGTCCGTGCCCTGATCGAGGAACTCGGCTACGACACGGTCGACACGGGCGGCCTCGACGACTCCTGGCGCCAGCAGCCCGACACGCCCGTCTACGGTCTGCGGGCCGGGGTGGAGGGCGTGACGAAGGCGCTGGCGGAGGCGACCCCGGAGCGCAAGCCGGAGTGGCGGGCCTGAGCCCGCCCGATCCTCGCCCTCATGCGTTCTTGGCCCACTCTCGCAGCGCGGCCTTGCTCTCGAAGTCGGCGACGTTCTTGTCCAGCGGATCGTCCGTGTACTGGTGGAAACGCCACTTCGCCTTGATGCGGGGCTTGCCCGCGGTGACATAGTCGGCGATCCACAGGCCGTCGCCCGCGTAGGAGGTCGTATCGATGGTCAGCCAAAAGTGCCGGTTGGCGTAGAGCACGACGGGATTGTTCGGCCGTAGCTCCTTCACCTTGCGGATGAACAGGTCCTTTTCCGCGTTGGTCGCGTGGGTGCCGTTGCTTGTCGTCTCCCAGTCGACGGCGAGGATGTCGCCCGCTTTTTCCGGGGCGTGCTTCACGAAGTACTGGGCCTGGGCTGTGAGGTTGCCCGGCCAGAGGAAGTGGTAGAAGCCGACCACCAGGCCCGCCTCGCGGGCTCGCTTCGTCTGGGCGGAGAGTTTGGGGTTGACGTACGAGCGGCCCTCGGTTGCCTTGATGAAGACGAAGGAGAGGCCGTCGGTGTCGTAGGCGGAGGACTGGTAGGCGCTCACGTCTATGCCGCGCAGCATGTGGGGGTGCTCCCTGAGATGTCAGTGGGGGACGGGGGGTTGGAGTCGGTGTATACCCAACAGGGCATCGTCGATGTCATCGATCTCGGCGGGGCGTGGCCCAGGTGGCCGGCGGGGGCCCTGAAGGTGTGGCAGG of the Streptomyces sp. NBC_00287 genome contains:
- a CDS encoding helix-turn-helix domain-containing protein — its product is MIDDGTGLFTIGELARATGLTVRTIRYWSDEGVLTPVTRSSGGYRLYDAESAARLELIRTLRELGLGLGDVRKVLAGETTVAEVAAAHVRALDAQIRSLKVTRAVLSSVARRGSTAEEMTLMNKLARLSAAERRRIMEEFVEEVFHGLDGVDPDISHRMRHVTVDLPDDPSPQQVDAWVELAELVQDPEFRARMRQMVEFNARDRGSDTPPGASMWFFKRLVELAGGARDRGIAPDAPEAEPVLDELLGPDTDRAAVLDRLEAGFHAQANRYRQLIALVNGREPDIEHAEEFAWVVAALRSRADG
- a CDS encoding EF-hand domain-containing protein, whose amino-acid sequence is MADIDEARKQFERIDTDGDGFITAAEFKSALAQGGDWNVTEAVAEAVIKDRDLNGDKVLSFDEFWSYLSK
- a CDS encoding AraC family transcriptional regulator, which produces MDVLSDAVAAMRTGRPHSSRNDMYGPWGMRFEASAGAGFHVLLRGSAWLIPAESEPVELGPGDVVFLASGCGHGVASGLDVPMEEVRLKDDGTWPELPPDPVGSGPPTTVMLCGAYHLDRSRAHPLLTELPEVVHLPARVGTHRSLRASVELLGAELAEPQPGSDTIVTSLLDTLLLYILRAWWQGEARTDGHPTGWAAALADPAVATALHALHDDPARPWTVEELGAHGGLSRAAFARRFTTLVGAPPLTYLTWWRMTTAGRLLREEDAPLRQIAQRTGYTSEFAFAKAFKREYGVAPGQYRRRAA
- a CDS encoding zinc-dependent alcohol dehydrogenase family protein, with protein sequence MTSTARTVLFHDLGGPDVMTIEDATVPEPGPGEVALRVEALGLNRADALFRAGTYYYQPTLPASRLGYEASAVVEAVGEGVTELAVGDPVMTGPGIEMSAQGVYAERLVLPESSVVPRPASVDAVTGAAAWMTYSTAYGALLETAGLKPGDHVLVTGASSGVGTAAVQVARRIGAIPIATTRTEAKRKQLLDVGAAEVIVTGEAEGDAVATEVKRLTGGQGVEVIFDGIGGPGFGALTNGLAAGGSVVLYGWLDGRPAEIPFNWPFTIHTYANMALTDTGGGRRRAIAFVNAGLADGGFRPVVAEVFEGLDSIRDAHRLMESNRHTGKIVVRI
- a CDS encoding NADPH-dependent F420 reductase, translated to MKIGIIGAGHIGGNLTRRLTALGHEVSVANSRGPQTLTELAAETGATPVPVKEAARGAEIVVITIPLKAVPDLPTGVLDGAAEGVAVIDTGNYYPKQRDGRIAGIEDEGLTESRWTERQIGHPVIKAFNGTYAQDLLDRHRPAGAPDRIALPVAGDDEPAKSKVRALIEELGYDTVDTGGLDDSWRQQPDTPVYGLRAGVEGVTKALAEATPERKPEWRA
- a CDS encoding glycoside hydrolase family 25 protein — its product is MLRGIDVSAYQSSAYDTDGLSFVFIKATEGRSYVNPKLSAQTKRAREAGLVVGFYHFLWPGNLTAQAQYFVKHAPEKAGDILAVDWETTSNGTHATNAEKDLFIRKVKELRPNNPVVLYANRHFWLTIDTTSYAGDGLWIADYVTAGKPRIKAKWRFHQYTDDPLDKNVADFESKAALREWAKNA